One Phalacrocorax carbo chromosome 12, bPhaCar2.1, whole genome shotgun sequence genomic window carries:
- the BORCS7 gene encoding BLOC-1-related complex subunit 7 isoform X2, with protein MAAGAAAEAQARFGHSVKGLLTEKVTSCGTDVIALTKQVLKGSRSAELLGQAARNMVMQEDAILHSEDSLRKMAIITTHLQYQQEAIQKKTS; from the exons atggcggcgggggcggcggcggaggccCAGGCGCGCTTCGGGCACTCGGTGAAGGGGCTCCTGACCGAGAAGGTGACGAGCTGCGGCACGGATGTGATCGCCCTCACCAAGCAGGTGCTGAAGGGCTCCCGCAGCGCCGAG CTCCTGGGTCAGGCTGCTAGAAACATGGTGATGCAAGAAGATGCCATCCTGCACTCAGAAGAT AGTTTAAGGAAAATGGCCATAATAACCACTCATCTACAGTATCA GCAGGAAGCAATTCAGAAGAA GACCAGCTGA
- the BORCS7 gene encoding BLOC-1-related complex subunit 7 isoform X1, whose protein sequence is MAAGAAAEAQARFGHSVKGLLTEKVTSCGTDVIALTKQVLKGSRSAELLGQAARNMVMQEDAILHSEDSLRKMAIITTHLQYQQEAIQKNVEQSSNLQDQLSHLLK, encoded by the exons atggcggcgggggcggcggcggaggccCAGGCGCGCTTCGGGCACTCGGTGAAGGGGCTCCTGACCGAGAAGGTGACGAGCTGCGGCACGGATGTGATCGCCCTCACCAAGCAGGTGCTGAAGGGCTCCCGCAGCGCCGAG CTCCTGGGTCAGGCTGCTAGAAACATGGTGATGCAAGAAGATGCCATCCTGCACTCAGAAGAT AGTTTAAGGAAAATGGCCATAATAACCACTCATCTACAGTATCA GCAGGAAGCAATTCAGAAGAA TGTTGAGCAGTCATCAAATCTACAGGACCAGCTGAGTCACTTGCTGAAATGA
- the LOC104051271 gene encoding steroid 17-alpha-hydroxylase/17,20 lyase isoform X1: MPLLGTLLLALALLCAWVLVHQRAATKMGTRTGTGPGRPRSLPALPLVGSLLQLAGHPQLHLRLWHLQGRYGSLYALWMGSHYVVVVNSYRHAREVLLKKGKAFAGRPHTVTTDLLSRGGKDIAFASYSPLWKFQRKLVHAALSMFGEGSLSLETIICREAASLCETLSAAQDTALDVAPEFTRAVTNVVCSLCFNSSYRRGDPEFEAMLEYSQGIVDTVAKESLVDIFPWLQIFPNKDLALLKRCLKVRDQLLQQKFTEHKEAFCGDTVRDLMDALLQVRLSAKNGSSPAPGLELTDDHLLMTVGDIFGAGVETTTTVLKWAVLYLLHYPEPLLPSQVQRKIQEEMDQKIGLARHPQLSDRPLLPYLAATISEVLRIRPVSPLLIPHVSLADTSIGEYSIPKGARVIINLWSMHHDEKEWDKPEEFNPGRFLDEQGQHIHSPSPSYLPFGAGIRVCLGEVLAKMELFLFLAWVLQRFTLECPQDQPLPSLEGKFGVVLQVQKFRVKARLRDAWRAS; the protein is encoded by the exons ATGCCGCTGCTAGGCACCCTGCTgctggccctggccctgctctgtgcctggGTGCTGGTACACCAGCGAGCCGCCACAAAAATGGGGACAAGGACAGGGACGGGTCCAGGGCGCCCACGGAGCCTGCCAGCCCTGCCGCTAGTGgggagcctgctgcagctggccGGGCACCCCCAGCTCCACCTACGGCTCTGGCACCTGCAGGGCCGCTACGGCAGCCTCTACGCCCTCTGGATGGGCTCTCACTATGTGGTGGTTGTCAACAGCTATCGGCATGCCAGGGAAGTGCTGCTGAAGAAGGGGAAGGCTTTCGCTGGACGGCCGCACACC GTGACCACGGACCTGCTGTCCCGGGGGGGTAAGGACATCGCCTTTGCCAGTTACAGCCCCCTCTGGAAGTTCCAGCGCAAGCTGGTGCATGCGGCCCTCTCCATGTTTGGGGAGGGCTCACTTAGCCTTGAGACGATCA TCTGCCGGGAGGCTGCATCCCTGTGCGAGACACTCAGCGCTGCACAGGACACAGCCCTTGACGTGGCCCCTGAGTTCACACGGGCCGTCACCAACGTggtctgctccctctgcttcaACTCCTCGTACCGGCGTGGGGACCCCGAGTTTGAGGCCATGCTGGAGTACAGCCAGGGTATCGTGGACACTGTGGCCAAGGAGAGCTTGGTGGACATCTTCCCCTGGCTCCAG ATCTTCCCCAATAAGGACCTGGCCCTGCTGAAAAGATGCCTCAAGGTCCGggaccagctgctgcagcagaagttCACCGAACACAAG GAAGCCTTCTGCGGGGACACCGTGAGGGACCTCATGGATGCCCTCCTGCAAGTGAGGCTCAGTGCCAAGAACGGCAGCTCTCCGGCACCAGGGCTGGAGTTGACTGACGACCACCTCCTCATGACTGTGGGGGACATCTTTGGGGCTGGCGTGGAGACCACCACGACTGTGCTCAAATGGGCTGTGCTCTACCTGCTCCACTACCCCGAG cccttgCTCCCCTCCCAGGTCCAGAGGAAGATCCAGGAGGAGATGGACCAGAAAATCGGCCTGGCACGTCACCCCCAACTCAGCGACCGCCCACTGCTGCCCTACCTGGCGGCCACCATCAGTGAAGTGCTGCGCATCCGACCCGTGTCCCCCCTGCTCATCCCCCACGTGTCCCTTGCCGACACCAG CATCGGGGAATACTCCATCCCCAAGGGCGCCAGGGTCATCATCAACCTCTGGTCCATGCACCATGACGAAAAGGAGTGGGACAAGCCTGAGGAGTTCAACCCTG GCCGCTTCCTGGATGAGCAGGGCCAGCACATCCACTCACCCTCGCCCAGCTACCTGCCGTTCGGGGCCGGGATCCGCGTCTGCCTGGGTGAAGTCCTGGCCAAGATGGagctcttcctcttcctggcctgggtgctgcagaggtTCACGCTCGAGTGTCCCCAGGACCAGCCCCTGCCCTCGCTGGAGGGCAAGTTTGGTGTTGTGCTGCAGGTGCAGAAGTTTCGAGTGAAGGCTAGGCTGCGGGACGCCTGGCGAGCCTCGTGA
- the LOC104051271 gene encoding steroid 17-alpha-hydroxylase/17,20 lyase isoform X3: MPLLGTLLLALALLCAWVLVHQRAATKMGTRTGTGPGRPRSLPALPLVGSLLQLAGHPQLHLRLWHLQGRYGSLYALWMGSHYVVVVNSYRHAREVLLKKGKAFAGRPHTVTTDLLSRGGKDIAFASYSPLWKFQRKLVHAALSMFGEGSLSLETIICREAASLCETLSAAQDTALDVAPEFTRAVTNVVCSLCFNSSYRRGDPEFEAMLEYSQGIVDTVAKESLVDIFPWLQIFPNKDLALLKRCLKEAFCGDTVRDLMDALLQVRLSAKNGSSPAPGLELTDDHLLMTVGDIFGAGVETTTTVLKWAVLYLLHYPEPLLPSQVQRKIQEEMDQKIGLARHPQLSDRPLLPYLAATISEVLRIRPVSPLLIPHVSLADTSIGEYSIPKGARVIINLWSMHHDEKEWDKPEEFNPGRFLDEQGQHIHSPSPSYLPFGAGIRVCLGEVLAKMELFLFLAWVLQRFTLECPQDQPLPSLEGKFGVVLQVQKFRVKARLRDAWRAS, encoded by the exons ATGCCGCTGCTAGGCACCCTGCTgctggccctggccctgctctgtgcctggGTGCTGGTACACCAGCGAGCCGCCACAAAAATGGGGACAAGGACAGGGACGGGTCCAGGGCGCCCACGGAGCCTGCCAGCCCTGCCGCTAGTGgggagcctgctgcagctggccGGGCACCCCCAGCTCCACCTACGGCTCTGGCACCTGCAGGGCCGCTACGGCAGCCTCTACGCCCTCTGGATGGGCTCTCACTATGTGGTGGTTGTCAACAGCTATCGGCATGCCAGGGAAGTGCTGCTGAAGAAGGGGAAGGCTTTCGCTGGACGGCCGCACACC GTGACCACGGACCTGCTGTCCCGGGGGGGTAAGGACATCGCCTTTGCCAGTTACAGCCCCCTCTGGAAGTTCCAGCGCAAGCTGGTGCATGCGGCCCTCTCCATGTTTGGGGAGGGCTCACTTAGCCTTGAGACGATCA TCTGCCGGGAGGCTGCATCCCTGTGCGAGACACTCAGCGCTGCACAGGACACAGCCCTTGACGTGGCCCCTGAGTTCACACGGGCCGTCACCAACGTggtctgctccctctgcttcaACTCCTCGTACCGGCGTGGGGACCCCGAGTTTGAGGCCATGCTGGAGTACAGCCAGGGTATCGTGGACACTGTGGCCAAGGAGAGCTTGGTGGACATCTTCCCCTGGCTCCAG ATCTTCCCCAATAAGGACCTGGCCCTGCTGAAAAGATGCCTCAAG GAAGCCTTCTGCGGGGACACCGTGAGGGACCTCATGGATGCCCTCCTGCAAGTGAGGCTCAGTGCCAAGAACGGCAGCTCTCCGGCACCAGGGCTGGAGTTGACTGACGACCACCTCCTCATGACTGTGGGGGACATCTTTGGGGCTGGCGTGGAGACCACCACGACTGTGCTCAAATGGGCTGTGCTCTACCTGCTCCACTACCCCGAG cccttgCTCCCCTCCCAGGTCCAGAGGAAGATCCAGGAGGAGATGGACCAGAAAATCGGCCTGGCACGTCACCCCCAACTCAGCGACCGCCCACTGCTGCCCTACCTGGCGGCCACCATCAGTGAAGTGCTGCGCATCCGACCCGTGTCCCCCCTGCTCATCCCCCACGTGTCCCTTGCCGACACCAG CATCGGGGAATACTCCATCCCCAAGGGCGCCAGGGTCATCATCAACCTCTGGTCCATGCACCATGACGAAAAGGAGTGGGACAAGCCTGAGGAGTTCAACCCTG GCCGCTTCCTGGATGAGCAGGGCCAGCACATCCACTCACCCTCGCCCAGCTACCTGCCGTTCGGGGCCGGGATCCGCGTCTGCCTGGGTGAAGTCCTGGCCAAGATGGagctcttcctcttcctggcctgggtgctgcagaggtTCACGCTCGAGTGTCCCCAGGACCAGCCCCTGCCCTCGCTGGAGGGCAAGTTTGGTGTTGTGCTGCAGGTGCAGAAGTTTCGAGTGAAGGCTAGGCTGCGGGACGCCTGGCGAGCCTCGTGA
- the LOC104051271 gene encoding steroid 17-alpha-hydroxylase/17,20 lyase isoform X2, with product MPLLGTLLLALALLCAWVLVHQRAATKMGTRTGTGPGRPRSLPALPLVGSLLQLAGHPQLHLRLWHLQGRYGSLYALWMGSHYVVVVNSYRHAREVLLKKGKAFAGRPHTVTTDLLSRGGKDIAFASYSPLWKFQRKLVHAALSMFGEGSLSLETIICREAASLCETLSAAQDTALDVAPEFTRAVTNVVCSLCFNSSYRRGDPEFEAMLEYSQGIVDTVAKESLVDIFPWLQIFPNKDLALLKRCLKVRDQLLQQKFTEHKEAFCGDTVRDLMDALLQVRLSAKNGSSPAPGLELTDDHLLMTVGDIFGAGVETTTTVLKWAVLYLLHYPEVQRKIQEEMDQKIGLARHPQLSDRPLLPYLAATISEVLRIRPVSPLLIPHVSLADTSIGEYSIPKGARVIINLWSMHHDEKEWDKPEEFNPGRFLDEQGQHIHSPSPSYLPFGAGIRVCLGEVLAKMELFLFLAWVLQRFTLECPQDQPLPSLEGKFGVVLQVQKFRVKARLRDAWRAS from the exons ATGCCGCTGCTAGGCACCCTGCTgctggccctggccctgctctgtgcctggGTGCTGGTACACCAGCGAGCCGCCACAAAAATGGGGACAAGGACAGGGACGGGTCCAGGGCGCCCACGGAGCCTGCCAGCCCTGCCGCTAGTGgggagcctgctgcagctggccGGGCACCCCCAGCTCCACCTACGGCTCTGGCACCTGCAGGGCCGCTACGGCAGCCTCTACGCCCTCTGGATGGGCTCTCACTATGTGGTGGTTGTCAACAGCTATCGGCATGCCAGGGAAGTGCTGCTGAAGAAGGGGAAGGCTTTCGCTGGACGGCCGCACACC GTGACCACGGACCTGCTGTCCCGGGGGGGTAAGGACATCGCCTTTGCCAGTTACAGCCCCCTCTGGAAGTTCCAGCGCAAGCTGGTGCATGCGGCCCTCTCCATGTTTGGGGAGGGCTCACTTAGCCTTGAGACGATCA TCTGCCGGGAGGCTGCATCCCTGTGCGAGACACTCAGCGCTGCACAGGACACAGCCCTTGACGTGGCCCCTGAGTTCACACGGGCCGTCACCAACGTggtctgctccctctgcttcaACTCCTCGTACCGGCGTGGGGACCCCGAGTTTGAGGCCATGCTGGAGTACAGCCAGGGTATCGTGGACACTGTGGCCAAGGAGAGCTTGGTGGACATCTTCCCCTGGCTCCAG ATCTTCCCCAATAAGGACCTGGCCCTGCTGAAAAGATGCCTCAAGGTCCGggaccagctgctgcagcagaagttCACCGAACACAAG GAAGCCTTCTGCGGGGACACCGTGAGGGACCTCATGGATGCCCTCCTGCAAGTGAGGCTCAGTGCCAAGAACGGCAGCTCTCCGGCACCAGGGCTGGAGTTGACTGACGACCACCTCCTCATGACTGTGGGGGACATCTTTGGGGCTGGCGTGGAGACCACCACGACTGTGCTCAAATGGGCTGTGCTCTACCTGCTCCACTACCCCGAG GTCCAGAGGAAGATCCAGGAGGAGATGGACCAGAAAATCGGCCTGGCACGTCACCCCCAACTCAGCGACCGCCCACTGCTGCCCTACCTGGCGGCCACCATCAGTGAAGTGCTGCGCATCCGACCCGTGTCCCCCCTGCTCATCCCCCACGTGTCCCTTGCCGACACCAG CATCGGGGAATACTCCATCCCCAAGGGCGCCAGGGTCATCATCAACCTCTGGTCCATGCACCATGACGAAAAGGAGTGGGACAAGCCTGAGGAGTTCAACCCTG GCCGCTTCCTGGATGAGCAGGGCCAGCACATCCACTCACCCTCGCCCAGCTACCTGCCGTTCGGGGCCGGGATCCGCGTCTGCCTGGGTGAAGTCCTGGCCAAGATGGagctcttcctcttcctggcctgggtgctgcagaggtTCACGCTCGAGTGTCCCCAGGACCAGCCCCTGCCCTCGCTGGAGGGCAAGTTTGGTGTTGTGCTGCAGGTGCAGAAGTTTCGAGTGAAGGCTAGGCTGCGGGACGCCTGGCGAGCCTCGTGA